One region of Syntrophobacter fumaroxidans MPOB genomic DNA includes:
- a CDS encoding cation diffusion facilitator family transporter encodes MTQKDKTRAATLSVLSNTALTVLKLVVGIMTQSVGVIAEAVHSGLDLLAAVIAWFSVRASGKPADDRHRYGHGQIESVSGVVEALLIFAAAGCIIFEALEKLWSDHVEIETPGLGAAVMAVSAIVNYFVSRHLYDVAEATDSLALKADALHLRTDVFTSVGVFAGLVAIEITGMNILDPLAALLVAVLILKAAYDLVGNAVLNILEVRLPDHEEEIIMAALDENSNRFVEFHKLRTRKSGSTRHIDMHLVVSRMTSVEEGHRLSHLVAGSIRERLPNCEVLVHIEPCGSRCEECRADCPTASVSPWR; translated from the coding sequence ATGACTCAAAAGGACAAGACCAGAGCGGCAACTTTGTCGGTATTGTCGAATACGGCCCTGACGGTGTTGAAGCTGGTTGTGGGGATCATGACGCAATCGGTGGGCGTCATTGCGGAAGCGGTGCATTCGGGTCTCGATCTTCTCGCCGCCGTCATCGCCTGGTTTTCGGTCAGGGCATCCGGGAAGCCGGCGGACGACAGGCATCGTTACGGGCACGGCCAAATCGAGAGCGTTTCGGGCGTGGTCGAGGCTCTGCTGATCTTTGCAGCCGCGGGCTGCATCATCTTTGAAGCCTTGGAGAAACTGTGGAGCGATCATGTGGAAATCGAAACCCCGGGGCTGGGGGCCGCGGTCATGGCCGTTTCGGCCATCGTCAACTATTTCGTGTCCCGACACTTGTACGATGTGGCCGAAGCGACCGACTCCCTGGCTCTGAAGGCCGACGCGCTCCACCTGAGAACGGATGTCTTCACCTCCGTGGGCGTGTTTGCGGGGTTGGTCGCGATCGAAATCACCGGCATGAACATACTGGATCCTTTGGCGGCGCTGCTGGTGGCCGTGCTCATTTTGAAGGCGGCCTATGACCTGGTCGGGAACGCCGTCCTGAACATACTCGAGGTGCGGTTGCCGGATCACGAGGAAGAAATCATAATGGCCGCCCTGGACGAAAACTCCAACAGGTTCGTGGAATTCCACAAGCTCAGAACGCGCAAGTCCGGCAGCACCCGGCACATTGACATGCACCTGGTGGTATCGCGGATGACGTCGGTGGAGGAAGGGCACCGGTTGAGCCACTTGGTCGCCGGGAGCATCCGGGAAAGGCTGCCCAACTGCGAGGTGCTGGTACACATTGAACCGTGTGGGAGCCGGTGTGAAGAGT
- a CDS encoding hybrid sensor histidine kinase/response regulator, whose amino-acid sequence MKIIGRFIVFVILVGLTGYVLYSAYSEVETKTIDQLNAQQMTHARQAARGIEDYFESKLNMLAFLSKSEHIINLDEEGRQILALLYYEHSESMSAITRVDADGRIMYTMPYTEGVIGADLSDQVHIRDLMLTRQVTLSDVFTAVQGVRAMALHVPIRHKGEFRGSIGIFIPYEKLTKEYLAPIQIGANGHAWIISRNGTELYSPVAGRTGSSVFEASSRFPSVISMVEKMLKGEEGVTTYSDEIVENGRTEVITRHAVFLPVHMANTFWSIVVSTPEDEVLALMKGFRNRWLLMVVILMAASLIYAYSMAKAWAIIREENRREQTEKTLRGTNQLLNALIESSPLGINITAPDGTVKLWNPASERIFGWSREEIVDKPLPTLTPEIEAEFNTYFTALLQGQAYTALETRRKRKDGTVIDVNLSGAPVRDDTGRIIGGMGIIEDITGRKKTEEERVRLASAVEQAAEVIFITDHEGTIQYVNPAFERITGYEKGEALHRNVRILASGKHSKDFYQQVDHTLARGETWAGRFINRKKNGSLFEVEATISPVRDASGKITNHVAVQRDVTQEVGLERQLRQAQKMEAIGTLAGGIAHDFNNILGIILGYTEMGMLKIDNRDIAEKSLAEVLKAGHRAKELVRQILAFSRHSEYELRPVQASLIVKEALRLLRSSLPSTIEISRNISNTGVVIADPSQIHQIVMNLCTNAHHAMREKGGVLSVTMEDTELDESAVAQCGGVTPGPYLRLTVRDTGQGMDASIMERIFDPYFTTKDQGEGTGLGLAVVHGIVKNLGGVIAVESELGKGSAFHVFLPRTERRQSVTERPAGKSPSGRERILFVDDEVELARVADKMLTHLGYTVSSHTSSTDALEDFLERPDQFDLIITDHTMPNLTGIDLARECLRIRPDMPIIICTGFSERLNEDVAKAAGIRQFVMKPLVIDDLARIVRKVLDRR is encoded by the coding sequence ATGAAAATCATCGGTCGCTTCATCGTGTTTGTGATTCTGGTTGGGTTGACCGGGTATGTGCTCTACTCCGCCTATAGCGAAGTCGAGACGAAAACCATCGATCAGCTGAATGCTCAGCAGATGACCCATGCCCGACAGGCGGCAAGAGGGATCGAAGACTATTTCGAAAGCAAGCTGAATATGCTGGCGTTCCTTTCGAAATCAGAGCACATCATCAACCTGGATGAAGAGGGCAGACAAATCCTGGCACTTCTTTATTATGAGCACAGCGAGAGCATGTCCGCGATCACCCGCGTGGATGCCGACGGCCGGATAATGTACACGATGCCTTACACGGAAGGCGTGATCGGTGCGGATCTCTCCGACCAGGTGCATATCAGGGACCTGATGCTCACCCGGCAGGTGACGTTGAGCGATGTGTTTACAGCCGTGCAGGGGGTCCGGGCGATGGCCCTGCACGTTCCGATCCGTCACAAGGGAGAATTTCGGGGCAGTATCGGAATCTTTATCCCGTACGAGAAGCTCACCAAGGAATACCTGGCCCCCATCCAGATTGGCGCGAACGGGCATGCGTGGATCATCAGCCGAAACGGGACCGAGCTTTATTCGCCGGTGGCGGGACGCACGGGCAGTTCGGTTTTCGAGGCTTCCTCCCGTTTTCCTTCCGTCATTTCCATGGTCGAGAAGATGCTCAAGGGTGAAGAGGGCGTGACCACGTACAGCGACGAGATCGTCGAGAACGGCAGAACCGAAGTCATCACAAGACACGCGGTATTCCTTCCGGTGCATATGGCGAACACCTTCTGGTCGATTGTGGTGTCCACGCCCGAGGACGAGGTTCTGGCCCTCATGAAAGGTTTCCGGAACCGCTGGCTTCTCATGGTTGTCATACTGATGGCCGCCAGCCTGATCTACGCCTATTCCATGGCGAAGGCATGGGCGATCATCCGGGAAGAAAACAGGCGGGAACAGACAGAAAAGACGTTGCGGGGAACCAATCAGTTGCTCAACGCCCTGATCGAATCATCGCCCCTGGGCATCAACATCACCGCTCCGGATGGAACGGTAAAACTTTGGAACCCGGCCTCCGAGCGGATATTCGGATGGAGCCGGGAGGAGATCGTCGACAAGCCTCTGCCCACTCTCACTCCGGAGATCGAAGCCGAATTCAACACTTACTTCACCGCCTTGTTGCAGGGGCAGGCCTACACAGCATTGGAGACGCGCCGTAAGAGGAAGGACGGAACGGTGATCGATGTCAATCTGTCGGGGGCGCCGGTCCGCGATGACACGGGCAGAATCATAGGGGGCATGGGGATTATCGAAGACATTACCGGCAGGAAAAAGACGGAGGAGGAGCGCGTTCGCCTGGCTTCCGCGGTGGAACAGGCCGCGGAAGTGATCTTCATCACGGATCATGAGGGGACGATTCAGTACGTCAACCCGGCTTTCGAGAGAATCACCGGGTATGAAAAGGGGGAAGCGCTCCACCGGAACGTCCGCATCCTTGCCAGCGGCAAACACAGCAAGGATTTCTACCAACAGGTTGATCACACCCTTGCGCGAGGTGAGACCTGGGCCGGGCGCTTTATCAACAGGAAGAAGAACGGCTCGCTCTTCGAGGTCGAGGCAACCATTTCCCCGGTGCGGGACGCTTCGGGCAAAATCACCAACCACGTCGCCGTGCAGCGCGACGTGACACAGGAAGTCGGCCTGGAGCGGCAACTGAGGCAGGCCCAAAAAATGGAGGCGATAGGCACTCTGGCCGGAGGGATCGCCCACGACTTCAACAACATCCTCGGAATCATCCTGGGCTACACGGAAATGGGCATGCTCAAGATCGACAACCGCGACATCGCCGAGAAAAGCCTTGCGGAAGTCCTGAAGGCAGGGCATCGCGCAAAGGAGCTGGTGAGGCAGATCCTCGCTTTCAGCCGTCACAGCGAATACGAGCTGAGGCCCGTGCAGGCGAGCCTTATTGTCAAGGAAGCCCTGCGGCTTCTCCGGTCGTCCCTGCCCAGCACCATCGAGATCAGTCGCAATATTTCGAACACGGGGGTGGTCATCGCGGATCCGTCTCAAATCCACCAGATTGTCATGAATCTTTGCACCAACGCACATCATGCCATGCGGGAAAAAGGAGGCGTGCTCTCCGTAACCATGGAGGACACCGAGCTCGATGAGAGTGCCGTTGCCCAGTGCGGGGGAGTCACCCCCGGACCCTATTTGAGATTGACCGTGAGAGACACGGGACAAGGGATGGACGCATCCATTATGGAACGCATCTTCGACCCCTATTTCACCACCAAGGACCAGGGGGAGGGAACCGGCCTCGGACTTGCCGTGGTCCACGGCATCGTCAAGAACCTGGGGGGAGTGATCGCCGTGGAGAGCGAGCTCGGAAAGGGCAGCGCTTTCCATGTGTTCCTTCCCAGGACCGAGCGCCGCCAGTCCGTGACTGAACGGCCCGCCGGCAAATCCCCTTCCGGCAGGGAGCGAATCCTTTTCGTGGACGACGAGGTGGAGTTGGCCAGAGTGGCTGACAAAATGCTCACCCACCTCGGCTACACGGTGAGCTCCCATACCAGCAGCACGGATGCTCTCGAGGACTTTCTCGAGCGGCCGGACCAGTTCGACCTCATCATCACCGACCACACCATGCCGAACCTCACCGGCATCGACCTGGCCAGGGAATGCCTGCGCATCAGGCCCGACATGCCGATCATCATCTGCACGGGCTTCAGTGAACGGCTGAACGAGGATGTCGCAAAGGCCGCGGGCATCCGGCAGTTTGTCATGAAACCTCTGGTGATCGACGACCTGGCAAGGATCGTTCGCAAAGTGCTGGACAGACGCTGA
- a CDS encoding amidohydrolase family protein, whose product MEKLLRLTAGWLIDGTGSPPKRDMLVCVENATIVSVTSACRGEPGPREPSGADLSRCTVLPGLVDCHVHLAMSGTDDARIRNRQLCLPYHEAVPLIRERLLAHLACGIVAVRDGGDGAAHSLRYRIEHLPCPDLPVALKSPGTAWHSPGRYGKLIGRAPREGVSLAECITTRREAADHVKLVNSGLNSLHEFGRETPPQFGREELAGAVAAARRGGLKTMVHANGKIPVRLAVEAGCDSIEHGFFMGFENLERMADRQTFWVPTAFTMKAFAEQALSGSREAEISRRNLDHQLEQLRRARELGVPVASGTDAGGPGIHHGKALAEELKLFMEAGFSIQDAIRCAALNGARLLGIESVVGEVKAGRAATFLVVPGPPDALPGSLRHAERVYVLGTRVK is encoded by the coding sequence ATGGAAAAACTCCTGCGACTGACCGCGGGGTGGCTCATCGACGGCACCGGAAGCCCCCCGAAAAGGGACATGCTGGTCTGCGTGGAAAACGCGACGATTGTGTCCGTCACGTCGGCGTGCCGCGGCGAGCCCGGTCCACGGGAACCGTCGGGCGCGGATCTCTCACGCTGCACCGTCCTGCCGGGCCTGGTGGACTGCCATGTGCATCTGGCCATGTCCGGCACGGACGACGCGCGGATACGCAACCGCCAGCTCTGCCTGCCATACCACGAGGCCGTGCCGCTGATCCGGGAGCGGCTTCTCGCACACCTGGCCTGCGGCATTGTGGCGGTGAGGGATGGCGGAGACGGGGCGGCGCACAGCCTTCGTTACAGAATCGAGCACCTGCCGTGTCCGGACTTGCCCGTGGCGCTCAAAAGCCCGGGCACGGCATGGCACTCCCCGGGCCGTTACGGGAAGCTCATCGGGAGAGCGCCCAGGGAGGGAGTCAGCCTCGCGGAGTGTATTACGACGAGGCGCGAGGCGGCGGATCACGTCAAGCTCGTCAATTCCGGTTTGAACAGCTTGCACGAATTCGGCCGGGAGACCCCTCCTCAGTTCGGGCGCGAGGAGCTTGCCGGAGCTGTGGCGGCCGCGCGCAGGGGAGGATTGAAGACGATGGTCCATGCCAATGGGAAAATCCCCGTGCGGCTGGCCGTCGAGGCTGGCTGCGATTCCATCGAGCACGGATTCTTCATGGGGTTCGAGAACCTGGAAAGGATGGCCGACCGGCAGACGTTCTGGGTGCCGACGGCATTCACCATGAAGGCCTTTGCCGAGCAGGCGCTTTCCGGGAGCCGGGAGGCCGAAATCTCCCGGAGAAATCTCGACCATCAACTGGAGCAGTTGCGCCGCGCCCGCGAACTGGGCGTCCCGGTGGCTTCCGGAACCGATGCCGGAGGCCCGGGGATTCATCATGGGAAAGCCCTTGCCGAGGAACTGAAGCTCTTCATGGAAGCGGGCTTTTCCATTCAAGACGCGATTCGGTGCGCCGCATTGAACGGCGCGCGCCTGCTCGGTATCGAATCCGTCGTCGGAGAGGTCAAGGCCGGCCGCGCCGCCACCTTCCTCGTCGTTCCCGGCCCTCCCGACGCCCTTCCGGGCTCCCTTCGCCACGCGGAACGGGTCTATGTCCTCGGAACACGGGTGAAATGA
- a CDS encoding TrpB-like pyridoxal phosphate-dependent enzyme produces the protein MEQVKVILADNEIPRQWYNILPDMPTPMHPPLHPGTGKPVEPQDLAAVFPMNLIEQEVSTQSWIDIPEAVLEKYLLWRPTPLCRARNFEKLLDAPVKIYYKNEGVSAPGSHKPNTAIPQAYYNKVFGIRRISTETGAGQWGSALSMACRMFGLQCRVFMVRISYDQKPYRRMMMSTWGAECIPSPSDFTRAGRRILSDDPESPGSLGIAISEAIEDAVGDENARYSLGSVLNHVLLHQTIIGLEAHRQFEKIGEYPDVVMGCAGGGSNFAGLSLPFVRDKIHGREVSIIAAEPASCPTLTRGPFAYDFGDTAMTTPLLPMYTLGHGFIPASIHAGGLRYHGMAPIVSHLVKEGIVQAQAYDQIETFTAGLKWAQSEGFIPAPETNHVIAAVVREAELARQEGKEKVILFNWSGHGIIDLPAYDAFLSGKLTQHALTDEEIREALKSIEGYPKP, from the coding sequence ATGGAACAGGTGAAGGTGATTCTGGCCGACAACGAAATCCCCAGGCAATGGTACAACATACTCCCCGATATGCCGACTCCGATGCATCCGCCGCTGCATCCGGGAACGGGAAAACCGGTGGAACCGCAGGACCTGGCCGCTGTCTTTCCCATGAACCTGATCGAGCAGGAGGTTTCCACCCAAAGTTGGATCGATATTCCCGAAGCGGTCCTGGAAAAGTATCTCCTGTGGCGACCCACTCCGCTCTGTCGTGCCCGCAATTTCGAGAAGCTGCTCGACGCTCCGGTGAAGATCTACTACAAGAACGAAGGGGTGAGCGCGCCCGGCTCCCACAAACCCAACACGGCCATTCCGCAAGCTTACTACAACAAGGTGTTCGGCATCCGGCGGATTTCCACCGAGACCGGGGCCGGGCAGTGGGGCAGTGCCCTCAGCATGGCGTGCCGGATGTTCGGCCTGCAATGCAGGGTCTTCATGGTCAGGATCAGCTACGACCAGAAACCGTACCGGCGCATGATGATGTCCACGTGGGGGGCCGAGTGCATTCCAAGCCCCAGCGACTTCACGCGTGCGGGGAGGAGAATCCTGTCCGACGATCCCGAGTCGCCGGGGAGCCTGGGCATCGCCATCAGCGAAGCCATCGAGGACGCCGTCGGGGACGAAAACGCCCGGTACTCCCTGGGAAGCGTTTTGAATCACGTGCTGCTGCACCAGACCATCATCGGCCTGGAAGCCCACCGACAGTTCGAAAAGATCGGCGAATACCCCGACGTGGTGATGGGCTGTGCGGGAGGAGGAAGCAACTTCGCCGGACTGTCCCTGCCCTTCGTTCGGGACAAGATTCATGGCAGGGAGGTTTCCATCATCGCCGCGGAGCCCGCGTCCTGCCCGACCCTGACGCGCGGACCGTTCGCCTACGATTTCGGCGACACCGCCATGACGACGCCGCTCCTGCCCATGTATACCCTGGGGCACGGCTTCATACCGGCCTCCATCCACGCCGGCGGGCTCCGGTACCACGGCATGGCCCCGATCGTCAGCCACCTGGTCAAGGAAGGAATCGTCCAGGCCCAGGCCTACGACCAGATCGAAACCTTCACCGCCGGCCTGAAATGGGCCCAGTCCGAGGGGTTCATTCCCGCTCCCGAAACCAACCACGTCATCGCGGCGGTGGTCCGTGAAGCGGAGCTCGCCCGGCAGGAAGGCAAGGAGAAGGTCATCCTCTTCAACTGGAGCGGCCACGGGATCATCGATCTTCCGGCCTATGACGCTTTCCTCTCCGGGAAGCTCACCCAGCACGCGTTGACCGACGAGGAGATCCGGGAAGCCCTGAAATCCATCGAAGGATATCCAAAACCGTAG
- a CDS encoding SRPBCC family protein, translated as MEHELTTSISLGLSIADAFGFFADPSNLERITPPELHFRIVTPRPITMTVGTLIDYRLRLFGVPFGWRTRISAWDPPRRFTDEQLRGPYRVWRHDHLFHEANGTTTVTDAVRYALPLWPVGEIVHPLVLAQLRRIFRFRHEAVARFLTHGLQ; from the coding sequence ATGGAGCACGAACTAACAACTTCCATCAGCCTAGGTCTGAGCATTGCGGACGCATTCGGATTCTTTGCCGATCCGTCAAACCTGGAGAGGATCACTCCCCCGGAGCTTCATTTTCGCATTGTCACGCCACGGCCCATAACCATGACCGTGGGAACCCTCATCGACTATCGACTCCGCCTGTTCGGGGTCCCCTTCGGATGGCGGACCAGGATCTCCGCCTGGGACCCCCCACGCCGTTTCACCGACGAACAGCTTCGCGGGCCCTACCGGGTCTGGCGGCACGATCATTTGTTCCACGAGGCAAACGGAACGACGACCGTCACCGACGCGGTTCGCTACGCCCTGCCCCTGTGGCCGGTGGGGGAAATCGTCCATCCCCTCGTTCTCGCGCAACTGAGGCGCATCTTCCGGTTCAGGCACGAAGCCGTCGCCCGGTTCCTCACCCACGGGCTCCAATGA
- a CDS encoding SOUL family heme-binding protein, with the protein MGSRNCCRMLFLTLFFAGIFLSGSVAMAIEEAMYKVLEKGKNFELRQYEPHVVAETIVEGNFSEVGNEGFRRLFGYISGKNRSRRSISMTAPVSQEAESERIPMTAPVNQEVEGNKWRITFLMPSGYALETLPAPIDPRVSLREVPGRLMAAIKYSGTWSRERYEAKKALLEKAIRKRGLKPVGEPIFARYNAPFTPWLLRRNEVVIPVDMPK; encoded by the coding sequence ATGGGGTCACGCAACTGTTGCAGGATGCTTTTTCTTACACTGTTTTTCGCAGGCATTTTTCTTTCCGGAAGCGTTGCCATGGCCATAGAAGAAGCCATGTACAAGGTTTTGGAAAAAGGCAAGAATTTTGAACTCAGGCAGTATGAGCCTCACGTGGTGGCTGAAACGATCGTCGAAGGGAACTTCTCGGAAGTCGGCAACGAGGGGTTCCGGCGCCTTTTTGGCTACATTTCCGGCAAGAACCGCAGCAGGAGGTCCATTTCGATGACGGCCCCCGTATCTCAGGAGGCCGAGTCCGAAAGAATCCCAATGACGGCTCCGGTGAATCAGGAAGTCGAGGGGAACAAGTGGCGGATCACTTTCCTGATGCCTTCAGGATACGCGCTGGAGACCCTGCCCGCACCCATCGACCCGAGGGTGAGCTTGAGGGAAGTGCCGGGGCGGCTGATGGCGGCGATCAAATATTCGGGTACCTGGAGCAGAGAGCGCTATGAGGCGAAGAAGGCTCTCCTGGAAAAAGCGATTCGGAAGCGCGGGCTCAAACCGGTCGGGGAACCCATCTTTGCGCGATACAACGCTCCGTTCACTCCCTGGCTTTTGCGCCGCAATGAGGTGGTGATACCGGTTGACATGCCCAAATAG
- a CDS encoding NAD(P)H-binding protein has translation MDEHKPRVLLTGATGFVGGRLLPNLVSNGFQVRCLVRSASGFAGSLPPEIKAEPVEGDLLKPGTWEASLDGMDVAFYLVHSMGGRNFSEIKSFAERDQKAATHFLKAAEAAGLSRIIYLGGLGELGDSLSEHLASRQEVGRILQSGKVRTTILRAANIIGAGGAPFEMLRYMVERVPVMICPRWVDTPCQPIAISNVVDYLAGCLQQEDTAGLSFDIGGPDIISYRELMLIYARVRGLRRLVVTVPVLTPRLSAYWINLMTPVPAGVIMPLVEGLRNTVVCRENRIRDLVPARLVSMEEAVCTALAETEKGPGRLPSTQSCFRRL, from the coding sequence ATGGACGAGCACAAGCCCAGAGTTCTTCTGACCGGCGCGACGGGATTCGTCGGCGGTCGGCTGCTGCCCAACCTTGTTTCCAACGGCTTTCAGGTCCGATGCCTGGTGCGGTCGGCCTCCGGGTTCGCCGGATCGTTGCCGCCGGAAATCAAAGCGGAGCCGGTGGAGGGCGATCTCCTGAAACCCGGGACCTGGGAAGCCTCCCTGGATGGAATGGACGTCGCCTTCTACCTGGTCCACTCCATGGGAGGACGAAACTTCTCGGAGATCAAGTCTTTCGCCGAACGGGATCAAAAGGCGGCGACACATTTTCTGAAGGCCGCGGAAGCCGCCGGGCTCTCCCGCATCATCTACCTCGGAGGTCTCGGCGAACTGGGGGATTCCCTCTCCGAACATCTTGCCAGCAGGCAGGAGGTGGGCCGGATACTCCAGTCGGGTAAAGTCCGCACGACGATTCTTAGGGCGGCGAACATCATCGGCGCCGGAGGCGCTCCGTTTGAGATGCTGCGCTACATGGTGGAGCGCGTTCCGGTGATGATCTGCCCGCGATGGGTCGATACGCCGTGCCAGCCCATCGCCATCTCCAATGTCGTCGATTATCTCGCGGGCTGCCTGCAGCAGGAGGACACCGCCGGGCTGAGTTTCGATATCGGAGGCCCCGACATCATTTCCTACCGCGAGCTGATGCTGATTTACGCGCGCGTGCGGGGGCTTCGCCGGCTTGTCGTGACGGTTCCGGTGCTTACACCGCGCCTTTCGGCATACTGGATCAATCTGATGACGCCCGTTCCGGCCGGGGTGATCATGCCGCTGGTGGAGGGGCTAAGGAATACGGTCGTCTGCAGGGAGAACCGGATCAGGGATCTGGTGCCGGCGCGGCTCGTCTCCATGGAAGAGGCCGTCTGCACGGCGCTGGCCGAAACCGAAAAGGGGCCGGGCAGGCTCCCGTCCACTCAATCGTGTTTCAGGCGGCTGTAG
- a CDS encoding NAD(P)-binding domain-containing protein has product MDRVDVVIVGAGPGGLAAAIRAGELGLSFVVLEKGSRVLQGILDTYPRGKKVYPTVPKGEEQPFGITELQPANEPVEDYFARVETCVKERGLQIQYGHEFQGFVREKGGFAVDAGKTRYSASAVILAFGSNIPIDLGVYGEAKMVARNLGNPEEHIGAPTLVLGGGNAAADVVSTLSKTKRDVGDSTPVYWGHRREHFKVDKDVARDLGEEILLGGNIKILQGTVPRIGEVDEEGVERLIIQTQSITLPHGVEMQQGMSFPMKHVIACIGTQGPSIIFDRLGLQQITCTEGVCKIGREGAKLVMLNSCFQTSVKGVYAIGGAISPAYLLVEEEGALREKKHSNLIFKAVQDGVHAAEDIAGRLSRA; this is encoded by the coding sequence ATGGACCGAGTCGACGTCGTCATCGTGGGCGCAGGCCCCGGGGGGCTTGCCGCCGCCATCAGGGCCGGTGAGCTTGGGTTGAGCTTTGTGGTTCTGGAAAAGGGATCGCGTGTTCTTCAGGGCATCCTCGACACCTACCCTCGAGGCAAGAAAGTCTACCCCACCGTTCCCAAAGGTGAAGAACAACCTTTCGGAATTACGGAGCTCCAGCCTGCGAACGAGCCGGTCGAGGACTACTTCGCACGGGTCGAAACCTGCGTGAAGGAGCGCGGCTTGCAGATCCAATATGGTCACGAGTTCCAAGGTTTTGTTCGTGAGAAGGGTGGATTTGCCGTGGATGCGGGCAAAACCCGGTACAGCGCTTCGGCGGTGATCCTGGCCTTCGGCAGCAACATTCCCATCGATCTCGGCGTTTACGGAGAAGCCAAGATGGTGGCCCGGAACCTGGGAAACCCGGAGGAGCATATCGGCGCGCCGACGCTGGTGCTGGGCGGCGGCAACGCCGCCGCCGACGTCGTTTCCACGCTGTCCAAGACCAAGCGGGATGTCGGTGATTCGACACCCGTCTACTGGGGCCACCGCCGCGAGCATTTCAAGGTGGACAAGGATGTCGCGCGCGATCTCGGTGAAGAGATCCTCCTGGGCGGCAACATCAAGATCCTGCAGGGAACCGTCCCGCGCATCGGCGAGGTGGACGAGGAAGGGGTCGAACGCCTCATCATTCAGACCCAAAGCATTACTCTCCCGCACGGCGTCGAAATGCAGCAGGGCATGAGCTTTCCCATGAAACATGTCATCGCCTGCATCGGCACCCAGGGCCCCTCGATCATTTTCGACCGTCTCGGCTTGCAGCAGATCACCTGCACCGAAGGGGTCTGCAAGATCGGCAGGGAAGGCGCAAAGCTCGTCATGCTCAATTCCTGCTTCCAGACGAGCGTGAAGGGAGTCTACGCCATCGGCGGTGCCATCAGTCCGGCTTATCTCCTCGTCGAGGAGGAGGGCGCTCTGCGTGAGAAAAAGCACTCGAATCTCATCTTCAAGGCGGTTCAGGATGGAGTGCATGCGGCGGAAGACATCGCGGGGCGACTGAGCAGGGCCTAG